In the genome of Aspergillus flavus chromosome 8, complete sequence, one region contains:
- a CDS encoding riboflavin aldehyde-forming enzyme (unnamed protein product) has product MSTPDPQTHPPTDIPKRKPVPPPPPPPAPAAFPAIDEYKLEPHPQTAKWPPAKWTQLPRKKKRLILTSIAIAICLLALIIGLAVGLTRHSNRNLPLPTTSGGPYTGDLTYYDPALGSCGITSSNSDLVCAVSHILFDAASTGSNPNANPLCGMKVRVKRGEASVDVTVVDRCTGCAVKDLDVSRGVFKKLADLDLGRVSVDWAWLEEAPVSVR; this is encoded by the exons ATGTCTACCCCAGACCCTCAAACTCACCCACCAACAGACATCCCAAAACGCAAACCCGtccctccaccacctccgccaccAGCTCCAGCAGCATTTCCAGCGATTGACGAGTACAAACTCGAACCCCACCCCCAAACCGCCAAATGGCCTCCAGCAAAATGGACCCAACTCCCCCGAAAGAAAAAACGCCTCATCCTCACCTCAATCGCAATCGCCATATGCCTCCTCGCCCTTATAATCGGTCTCGCAGTCGGTCTCACCCGGCATTC AAATCGAaacctccccctccccacaACCAGCGGCGGCCCGTACACCGGCGACCTAACATACTACGACCCGGCGCTAGGCTCGTGCGGAATAACGAGTTCCAATTCGGACTTGGTCTGTGCGGTATCGCATATTCTCTTTGATGCTGCGTCGACGGGGTCGAATCCGAATGCGAATCCGCTTTGTGGGATGAAGGTCAGGGTGAAGAGGGGGGAGGCGAGTGTTGATGTTACGGTTGTTGATCGGT GTACGGGATGTGCTGTGAAGGATTTGGATGTCAGTCGGGGGGTTTTTAAGAAGTTGGCGGATTTGGATCTGGGACGGGTGAGTGTTGACTGGGCTTGGCTGGAGGAGGCGCCTGTTTCTGTGAGATGA